The genomic region TTAGTATGAGCTGAGCTAATAATGAAATTACCCCCTTTGAGATCAATACAATGTTTCGAATCTGTCGCTCGTTTAAATAGCTTTTCTCAGGCGGCTATCGCGCTTCATGTTACTCAAAGTGCGGTGAGTCATCAGGTTCGCTTGCTAGAGGAATACTTAGGTGAAACCTTGTTTGTGCGTCAGGGAAGGCGTTTATCGCTCACCCCGATAGGAGAGCGTTACTACGAAGATGTGTCTCATTCATTGCAGAATATCGCTCAAGCCAGCTACCAAATCCGCGAAGGTGACAGTGGGAAAATTCGGATTGCAATGTACAGTTCTTTGGCGGTGAAATGGTTGGTGCCTAGGCTCGAAAACTTACGCCAGCAGCATCCAGAAATCGATTTAACGTTAAGTATGGTAGCTGATGAGCCTGAGTTTTCGGATCAAGTAGCCGATTGCTTTATCACTGCCTATCCGCCAAAGAAAAACTACGTTAGTGACTTCCTATACAAAGAGCAGCTCTATCCGTTCTGTAGCCAAAAGGTGTGGCAGAGAATCGAAGATAAACCTTTGCCAGAGGCACTATGGGATCAGCAGTTACTTTCAGTAAGTTCAATCTTCAAGGACGGCGGTGAAGCGAAAGACTGGATTCAGTGGTGTGAACGTGGTGGTTTCAGCTTGCCAAAGGATGTGAAAATTAGCCAGTTCAGCCATATGGTACTGGCGGCCGAGGCCGTGAAATATCATCAAGGTATCGCATTCCTGAACGATTACTTTCTTAACGACCAAGATCTTCAACAAAACTTGGTTCGTATCCCAATGCACGATTTGCCGACTGGCGACAATATGTACTTTGTCTACAAAAAGTCGAGAGCAAAGCAGTTTGAAATCAAAACTTTAGGCCATTGGCTCAAACAGCAATGTTTTGATTATGAGTAAACCGTGAAGCGTAGCGTTGAAGAAAACCAGCCTACTTTATTAGAGATTAGAGATGCGTGTTATTTAGATAACACGCATTTTGTATTTTAGGGGCGTGAACAACGCGCTTATACTCGTTGGAAACGCTGTGAGCGTCGTAACTCAAAGTAAAAAGAGTGTAACGCAGGCTGTCATCAATGAACCTGCTTACACTTATTTCTATTCTGGTATTGAGGTGGATAAGATTTGATCGCTATGGTTCGTGGTCATGTGCTGCTGTCTGAGTAAGCTGATCGTCAGGTTTATCGGCATTGGCTTATAAAAATAGAAGCCTTGGATATAGTCCACGCCCAGTTTAGATAAGATGTTCACTTGGGATTCGTACTCAACCCCTTCAACGATTACCTGCATGCCTAGGGTACGTGACAACTGAAGCATTGATTCGAGTAAAGGGATACCAAGGCTAGATTCGTCCGAAATGTTTTTCACAAAAACGCGATCGATTTTGAGAATGCTGAACGGGAACTGTCTTACAAAGTCTAAACCTGCGTAGCCAGTACCAAAGTCATCAATCGCGACTCTCACGCCTAAATCAGACAGCTTGGTTAAGTTGTTTTTGATTTTGACCATATCCGCATCAGAACACTCACCATCCTCAGTGACTTCAAAAACCACCTGTTTGAGAATATCTGGGTTCTTCTTATAGATGCTAATGACTTTGTTGGCGAAGTTACTGTTGGAGACAACGTTTCGGCTGATATTGACGCTAATGTATTTTGACTCAAACACCTCGCGGTGATTCTTCATCGTGTACAACACTTCACGCAGCACAAAGTAGGTCAGGTCTTCAATCAACCCCAGGCTTTCTGCCAGAGGAATGAAGATGGCAGGGGACACATTGCCTTCAATTGGGTCGTTCCATCTGAGCAGCGATTCGCAGCCTACGATTTCCGTTGTGTTTCGGTTGACGATAGGTTGCATGTGAACATGTAGATGTTTGTTTTTGAGTGCGCTAGACAGCGAGTACTCTAAGCTACGTTGGCTCTGTTTTTTATGTTTGATAGAAAGGAGAATAATGGTGGTAATTCCTGCCATCAAAAAGCCAAACCACATATAGCTTAACATGAAGTTCAAATAATACTGGTACCCAATGTATGACGTGATGGTGAGTGGGTAGATGTTCGATTGTATTCGCACTTTGGCGATGGATGGGCCGATATCAGATGGGTGGATATCTCTTTTGATCACCTCAACTCTGGCCTGAATGCCATGGTTGTTAAGGTTCGTCTCGACTGTGTCATAGATGAAATGTGGCGGAATCATCAGACTAACTCCCGCATCGTCCTTATTCGAGAACATAAGCATGATGGATTGCACTTGAGTTATCGCTGAATTCGAATACGACAAGGTTGTTAAGTTAGGGTCGTCATTGAGTCTTTGTCTGATGGTGCTGTACAGGCGAAACGATACGTCGCCATCGGTAGTCGAGCAGTAAAAACGGTCGTCTTTATTGAATACCGCCGCTTCTTTTACCCAATCGGCATCAAAAACAGTTTGGCGGAGCTGCCTAACCATTGAGTCGCAAGTGTGGCTCGGTGTGATGCCAGATAAAAAAAGGTCAAACCTTGATTGGATGCTCTCAAGCCTTGTTTCGACGAGTCTCGATGTGTCTTCGGTTAAATTCTGGTAATGAGACGGTGTAAAAGGGATAAGCAATGCCATAGAAAAAAAGAAAGAAATGGCAAAGTAGAACGAAGTTTTGGCAAAATGTTGGTACTTGATATCCATAGTTGGAGAAGCGTTACCGATTTGGGTGAGCATTCAAGTTAATTTATAAATTTAACGATAGCGATGCAAGGCAATGCATAAATAGTGTGAATGTGCGCACGTGTTATTGATTGAAATAGAGTGTTTTATCGTCTTACTATAAAAATCAGAACGTTAGATATGCTTCCAAGGTTGAGAACGTCGTTTTTTTGTTCAGTACTTTTGAGCTTTTTGATGAAGCGGATTGTTGCTGGTTTTTTATCATCAAATTGAGATTTGTAATTTTTGAAATAATGCGAGTGGGTGGATTTGAGCGTAATGATAAAAAATATGATTTGGATGTTGCTGCGTGTGTTCATCGCGTATTTAATGATTGCTCCTACCTACGCGATCTTTATCTTGTCTAATACCGCAGCACCTCGCTTTTTAGAGACCAAACCAGAAGTGCTAGCTTGGCTTTCGTGCTTCCTTCTCTTGATTGGCTATGTACTCATCAGGTTTTCCAGAACGAGATATGCAGGGAAGTTATTGTCTCTGAGTGTGCTGGGAGCGGTAGTCTTAATCATGTACGTCGAGGAGCGTTATCGGATTTTTGAAGTCTATGCTAATGCGTGGAGTTTATTTTTGGCTGCTCTGTATTTGATGATGCTTTTGTATTTTATTTTTCCTGTTAAGCAACTTAAGCCTTTACTGAGCTTAGTTCCTGTCGCGGGCGTATCTTGGTTTCTGGTTTGGAGTTTTATGTGGCCAGCAAGCTTAACGTATGATTTGATAAGCAGTAAGGCAACCATTTCACCTGAGCGCTATCAAAAGGTCATCGACTTGTTACCTGAGGTGTACCTAGATGGTTTCCAGTCGGGTTTATTTTCTATGCTGCTTGCTCTGTGGTTATATGCCTTCGTCATCTTGTGTTACAACCCCAAACGTAGCTACCGGACATTGGCCGCTCACATAGCTAAGATTCGCAACGCGCGGCATTAATAGTTCCATATATATGCTTTGGGAATAGGAAAAGACCATGAAAAAGCTTTTATCAATCGTGTTATTAACGTTTATGCCTTTGCTAGCATCAGCATCAGATGATGTTGTCGATTGCGAGAATGCGATGAACACGCTAGAGATTAATCACTGTGCCGCGCTTGAGCTTGAATCGGTGCAGTTGGAGCTTGAGAAATACTTAGCAGCGAGCTTTGAACACAACTCTTATGATGCTGAGCTAGTCAGTTCAATCAAAAGCGCGCAGGAGAGTTGGCAAGCCTATATGACAGCGCATTGTGACTCTGTGTATACCCAATGGCGCGACGGTTCAATTCGTGGGCTGATGGTACTTTCTTGTAAGACCAAGCTAACCAAGCAACGCACACATGAGGTGTGGGAAAACTTTTTAACTTACATGGACAGCACGCCACCTGTATTACCTGAACCTAAGTTGATGGATTAGATAAACCAAACAGCCTTGAGAGTGTGCGCTTGCTTCAACGATTTGGCTTGAAGCAGGAAAGCGAAGGGGGATTCCCTTACTCTGCGTCTGATTTGTGTTACCCAGTAAGGATTCGATTTTGAATGATGTCAGTATCACTCTTGTTCAGCTTGAAGTTGAATACAAAAACAAACAGAAAAACCTCGCGCTGGTTTCGGATCTTTTAGATGCGCAAGCCTCTGTCGGTGACATTACTTTGCTACCAGAATTGTTCTCTACGGGTTACATCTTTAACCAAGCGTCAGAAGTTCATGAGCTGAGTGAAAACTTCGCCAATAGCCAGACTATTGATTCTTTGTCGCGATTAGCAGCAAAGCATGAAACCTTGATTGTTGCTGGTATTGCAGAGGAAGACCAAGGCCAATATTACAATAGCGTTGCTGTTATTGATGGAACGGGGCTGCGCCATAAGTACCGAAAAGTCAGTCAAACCAAATTCGATAAGCAGTATTTCTCGAGAGGGGATGAACACCTAATGTTTGAGCACAAAGGCTTAAAGTTTGGTGTCGCGATTTGCTTCGATATTTGGTTCCCAGAGATCATGAGAGCTTATCAGTCGGTCGACGTTATTCTTCATCCAGCCAATTTTGGTGGTCACCACAGTTTTGCCATTGGGCAGGCGAGGGCATTAGAAGAAGGTTGCCACATCGTAACGTGTAACCGTGTTGGGCAAGATGTGGTTGATGCGTTTACCGCGACGTACTGTGGTGGAAGCCGAGTTTATTCACCAAAGGGAGACTTAGTACTTCAATGTTCGGATAAACAGTCGGTTGAAACCGTGAGCATTCAAGACCTGTCTTTGGCGCCTCAGTACAACGGTGTTGATGTGTTAGAAGAAATAGAGCATATAACGTCTGCGTTGAGTTGTTAGAATGGCGTAGGATCGAAAAGGGGCAAGGTTCGATAACCTTGCCCCTTTGTTGTTTTAGTCTGCTGCTTTGGTCTGTTGAAAGAGCGCTAAATCGTTTTCACGCTGCTTCGTTCCACTAACGTCGGTTCCAGTTCAACAACTTGCGGATACGCATCCGGTGTTTCGAGTCGGTTTAATAGCGTGTCTACAGCCGCTTTACCCAAACGATGTTTTGGCTGGTGGACAGTGCTTAACGCCGGTGTCATGTACTTCGACAGGTGGATGTCATCGTAGCCAATAATAGACAGATCATTCGGAATCGATGTGCCATCTTGCGCCGCCGCATGAATTACACCCATTGCCATCATGTCATTGCTAACAAACAGTGCGCTAGGCATTCCACCACGCGCTTTCAATGTTTGGTAAGAATCAAAGCCGCCATCACATTCGAAGTTCGATTCTACAATCCAATTAGGGTTGATCTCTAAATTCGCTTCTTCCATCGCTTGCTTGAAGCCTTGATAACGAGACGAAGCTTGGTTGCGGTGCAGTGGGCCTGTGATACAACCAATCTGAGAATGGCCGTTATCGATTAGGTGCTTCGTTGCCATGTAACCACCTTGATGCGAGTTATCTTGGATCTTGTCGCTGGCAAATAGCATAGGGCCCCAGTCCATAACCACAACGGGCAGTTCTGGGTAACGTTCAAACACATCGATATGTTCACCTTCAAGGGTTGAACACATCAGCATTAAGCCATCGACACGCTTTTGCAGCAAAGTATCGATAGACGATTTCATGCGCTCGCTGTCGCCTTCGGTGTTACATAAGATGAGGTTGTAGCCTTTTTCGTAGCAACGACGTTCAACCCCTTTCACTACTTCACCAAAGAATGGGTTGGTCGAGGTAGTAACTAACATGCCCAAAGTTTTGGTTTGCTTCATTTTCAAGCTACGAGCTAATGCAGAAGGCGCGTAGTTGAGTTCTTTAGCCGCACTGTTAACACGCTCAGCTATCTCTTTACTGACAAAACGTGACTTGTTGATCACATGGCTAACGGTTGAAGTTGAAACCTTTGCTAGCCGAGCGATGTCTTTCATTGTTGCCATAAAAAATCCTTGTGGGAGTAATACCAATCGTAGTAAGTAACTGTTCACCCTAGCTTGTTAAAAACCTCGATAACTTCGTTAGAATTTTTGATTGTAGAATAACTACTTATCGAAAAATTCTGCCTTGTTCTCAAGTTTTTTTCCTACGCTATCTTTGATCACTTACTTACTGTGATTGGTATAACTTGTCACGTTGCGCGATATTTTGCCTGAAAACAGGGGCTTATGCTTAGTTATTTCTAGTTTGAAAACTAACGACTAAGCCGGTAAACGTTCTGCTAGAAATGCATCGGTTTCAGAACGGCTTGGAATCGACGTTTGAGCACCAAAGCGAGTCACTGAAATTGCTGCCGCGGCATGAGCAAACTTAATTGCGCGCTCTAGCGGCATGTCTTCAAGCAAACCGGTTACCAACGCACCGTTGAAGGTGTCACCGGCTGCGGTGGTGTCTGTTGCTTCTACACGGAAGCCTGCGATCAATTCACCTTCACCGTTTTGATTCCCTTGACCACCATGACTTACCCAAACACCTTTAGCGCCAAGCGTGATCATTACCGTCTCGATACCTTTTGCGTGCAGAGCCAAAGCAGCTTGGTGAGCCGATTCATTGTCCGTCACGGTAATGCCTGTCAGAACTTCCGCTTCGGTTTCGTTAGGTGTAATTACATCAACACAAGCAAGTAGTGAATCTGATAATGGACGAGCAGGAGCCGGGTTGAGAATCACGCGAGTTCCACTCTCTTTTGCCACTTTTGCTGCGTATTCAATGCCTTCAATCGGTGTTTCAAGTTGAGTCAGCAGGTACTTAGCACCACGAATTTTCTCTAGATGTGGTTCGATTTGATCGCAAGTCAGCTTGTTGTTGGCTTCAGCTGAAAGACAAATGCTGTTTTCACCCGTTGCGGATACTTGGATCATCGCAATGCCAGTCGGGGTGTTGTCTGCAACGATAACACCGTCGATGTTGATGCCATCTTTAGCGAAGTCTTGACGGATGTTGATGCCAAATGGGTCGTCACCGACACAAGCGATAAAGCCGATATCTGCGTTTAATCGCGCAGCAGCGACCGCTTGGTTTGCGCCTTTACCGCCAGGAATGACCTGATAGTTACCGCCAATCAAGGTTTCACCCGGACGAGGGAACGAAGGAACTTGCAGTACGTGGTCAGCGTTAACGCTACCTAAAACAATCAGTTGAGTCATGATACGAGCCTTATGATATATCGTATTTGAAAATGCATGGGTCTTTCTCATTACGTTAATTCACATTACGTTGATTACTCGCCTTTTTAGACGGCGTATGAGAAACAGCGATGCACTGTCGGTATTTTTGTTTTTGGTCTTGAGCCAGCGAGTTAGTGAGCTAATGAGCAGGGAGATAGGGGACTCCCTGCTTAATTAGATTCCAGCGCTAAACTGAGTGACTAAACAGAGTTACTTAGCGATGATTTTTAGAGGTACTGGTACGTACTCGTCTACTGTTTCGCCTTTAAGCACTTTGTCTGCCATTTCGATACCTAGAGAGCCGATTAGGTCTGGCTGTTGTGCTACGGTTGCGCCAAGTAGGCCACGGTTAACTGCTGCGATGCCGTCTTCAGTGCCGTCGAAGCCAACGATCATTACGTCTTTACCAGATGCTTGAACTGCGCGAAGTGCACCTAGTGCCATTTCATCGTTCTGAGCGAATACTGCTTCAACGTCTGGGTTCGCTGCAAGTAGGTTTTCCATTACGTTCAGACCTTTAGTACGGTCAAAATCAGCAGGTTGGCTTGCTAGAAGCTCTAGGCCGCTGCCGTTTACCGCGTTCATGAAGCCTTCACCACGTTCACGAGCTGCAGAAGTACCTGCGATGCCTTCAAGTTGAATTACTTTCGCTTTTTCGCCCACTTTTTCCATAATGAAGTGACCCGCCATTTCACCACCGATTACGTTATCAGATGCGATGTGGCTCACTACGTCACCACGGCTTGCGCCACGGTCTAGTGTTAGTACTGGGATGTTAGAGCGGTTAGCCATGCGAATTGCGTTAGACACGGCGTCTGAATCCGTTGGGTTGATCAGGATTGCCTTAACACCACGAATGGTTAGATCTTCAATGTTCGAAAGCTCTTTGCTTGGGTCGTTTTGAGAATCAAGAACGATAAGCTTGTAGCCTAGCTCTTCAGCTTTCGCTTCTGCGCCATCTTTCATGGTTACGAAGAATGGGTTGTTCAATGTAGACAGAACGATTGCCATTGTATCTTGCGCCTGTGCAGACACAGATACCGTTGTAGAAAGAAGAGCAGCAGAAATAAGAGTCGCTAATTTTTTCATGGTGTAAGTCCTTTGTGTAGGGTGAGCTAGGAGGTGAGTCCTAGCTCGTTGTTACATTATTTATAGATTTAATGTTTGTTATTTATTGATGCTTTTTTGTAGGAAAAGCAGGGTGTTGTATTGACTCAAACTAGAG from Vibrio gigantis harbors:
- a CDS encoding lysozyme inhibitor LprI family protein; amino-acid sequence: MKKLLSIVLLTFMPLLASASDDVVDCENAMNTLEINHCAALELESVQLELEKYLAASFEHNSYDAELVSSIKSAQESWQAYMTAHCDSVYTQWRDGSIRGLMVLSCKTKLTKQRTHEVWENFLTYMDSTPPVLPEPKLMD
- the rbsB gene encoding ribose ABC transporter substrate-binding protein RbsB — protein: MKKLATLISAALLSTTVSVSAQAQDTMAIVLSTLNNPFFVTMKDGAEAKAEELGYKLIVLDSQNDPSKELSNIEDLTIRGVKAILINPTDSDAVSNAIRMANRSNIPVLTLDRGASRGDVVSHIASDNVIGGEMAGHFIMEKVGEKAKVIQLEGIAGTSAARERGEGFMNAVNGSGLELLASQPADFDRTKGLNVMENLLAANPDVEAVFAQNDEMALGALRAVQASGKDVMIVGFDGTEDGIAAVNRGLLGATVAQQPDLIGSLGIEMADKVLKGETVDEYVPVPLKIIAK
- a CDS encoding carbon-nitrogen hydrolase family protein — protein: MNDVSITLVQLEVEYKNKQKNLALVSDLLDAQASVGDITLLPELFSTGYIFNQASEVHELSENFANSQTIDSLSRLAAKHETLIVAGIAEEDQGQYYNSVAVIDGTGLRHKYRKVSQTKFDKQYFSRGDEHLMFEHKGLKFGVAICFDIWFPEIMRAYQSVDVILHPANFGGHHSFAIGQARALEEGCHIVTCNRVGQDVVDAFTATYCGGSRVYSPKGDLVLQCSDKQSVETVSIQDLSLAPQYNGVDVLEEIEHITSALSC
- a CDS encoding LysR substrate-binding domain-containing protein, with the protein product MKLPPLRSIQCFESVARLNSFSQAAIALHVTQSAVSHQVRLLEEYLGETLFVRQGRRLSLTPIGERYYEDVSHSLQNIAQASYQIREGDSGKIRIAMYSSLAVKWLVPRLENLRQQHPEIDLTLSMVADEPEFSDQVADCFITAYPPKKNYVSDFLYKEQLYPFCSQKVWQRIEDKPLPEALWDQQLLSVSSIFKDGGEAKDWIQWCERGGFSLPKDVKISQFSHMVLAAEAVKYHQGIAFLNDYFLNDQDLQQNLVRIPMHDLPTGDNMYFVYKKSRAKQFEIKTLGHWLKQQCFDYE
- a CDS encoding EAL domain-containing protein, with amino-acid sequence MDIKYQHFAKTSFYFAISFFFSMALLIPFTPSHYQNLTEDTSRLVETRLESIQSRFDLFLSGITPSHTCDSMVRQLRQTVFDADWVKEAAVFNKDDRFYCSTTDGDVSFRLYSTIRQRLNDDPNLTTLSYSNSAITQVQSIMLMFSNKDDAGVSLMIPPHFIYDTVETNLNNHGIQARVEVIKRDIHPSDIGPSIAKVRIQSNIYPLTITSYIGYQYYLNFMLSYMWFGFLMAGITTIILLSIKHKKQSQRSLEYSLSSALKNKHLHVHMQPIVNRNTTEIVGCESLLRWNDPIEGNVSPAIFIPLAESLGLIEDLTYFVLREVLYTMKNHREVFESKYISVNISRNVVSNSNFANKVISIYKKNPDILKQVVFEVTEDGECSDADMVKIKNNLTKLSDLGVRVAIDDFGTGYAGLDFVRQFPFSILKIDRVFVKNISDESSLGIPLLESMLQLSRTLGMQVIVEGVEYESQVNILSKLGVDYIQGFYFYKPMPINLTISLLRQQHMTTNHSDQILSTSIPE
- the rbsK gene encoding ribokinase, with the protein product MTQLIVLGSVNADHVLQVPSFPRPGETLIGGNYQVIPGGKGANQAVAAARLNADIGFIACVGDDPFGINIRQDFAKDGINIDGVIVADNTPTGIAMIQVSATGENSICLSAEANNKLTCDQIEPHLEKIRGAKYLLTQLETPIEGIEYAAKVAKESGTRVILNPAPARPLSDSLLACVDVITPNETEAEVLTGITVTDNESAHQAALALHAKGIETVMITLGAKGVWVSHGGQGNQNGEGELIAGFRVEATDTTAAGDTFNGALVTGLLEDMPLERAIKFAHAAAAISVTRFGAQTSIPSRSETDAFLAERLPA
- a CDS encoding substrate-binding domain-containing protein — protein: MATMKDIARLAKVSTSTVSHVINKSRFVSKEIAERVNSAAKELNYAPSALARSLKMKQTKTLGMLVTTSTNPFFGEVVKGVERRCYEKGYNLILCNTEGDSERMKSSIDTLLQKRVDGLMLMCSTLEGEHIDVFERYPELPVVVMDWGPMLFASDKIQDNSHQGGYMATKHLIDNGHSQIGCITGPLHRNQASSRYQGFKQAMEEANLEINPNWIVESNFECDGGFDSYQTLKARGGMPSALFVSNDMMAMGVIHAAAQDGTSIPNDLSIIGYDDIHLSKYMTPALSTVHQPKHRLGKAAVDTLLNRLETPDAYPQVVELEPTLVERSSVKTI